GTCGCGGCGCTGGTCGGTGCCGCCGTCAATCACGCCCTTCTCATGCGCGCCTACCGGCCCCGCGTTTTCACCGGCGATCCGCTGTTCTTCACCGCGGCCGGGGGGCGGGGTCCCGATTCACCGTCCGCCGATCTGTGGAACCCGTACACCGACGGAGAGACCGAACGGCACGACATCGATTCCACCCATCTCCGTATGACCGAACCCGAACCGCTCGCGCACATCGGCCGAATTCTTCGGCGACGACTGTCGGATCCGCAGGTCATTGACCTCGGCCTCAACGAGACAAGGAACTGAGATGACCAATCCTTTCGACGACGACAACGCCACTTTCCTCGTCCTGGTGAATGACGAGGGCCAGCACTCGCTGTGGCCGGTGTTCGCGGACGTGCCCGCCGGATGGGACATCGCCC
Above is a window of Streptomyces sp. NBC_01498 DNA encoding:
- a CDS encoding MbtH family protein; amino-acid sequence: MTNPFDDDNATFLVLVNDEGQHSLWPVFADVPAGWDIAQGESSRQESLDYIEKNWTDIRPKSLVAQYT